The Geobacter sp. AOG2 genome includes a window with the following:
- the queA gene encoding tRNA preQ1(34) S-adenosylmethionine ribosyltransferase-isomerase QueA yields MFVKDFNYHLPQELIARYPASERDASRLMLLGRGSKTIGEDVFAHLGDHLRPGDLLVMNDTRVIPARLFGAKETGGSVELFLVKRLSPGGDEWECLLRGSKRFREGQPILLAAGMTARVIARQGPESWRVAFSGAEPFDTWLEREGHIPLPPYLQRDDDVQDRERYQTVIAQVPGAVAAPTAGLHFTRELLAELEAKGVGSARLTLHTGLGTFKPVRVEQVEEHRIHREWYAIPTETADAVRSTRERGGRVVAVGTTSARALEFAADDDGNIRAGAGEADIFIYPGYRFRVVDGLITNFHLPESTLLMLVAAFAGREFVLDAYREAVTRGFRFYSYGDAMLII; encoded by the coding sequence ATGTTTGTTAAGGATTTCAATTACCACCTGCCCCAGGAACTGATCGCCCGTTATCCGGCTTCCGAACGGGACGCGTCGCGCCTGATGCTCCTGGGTCGCGGTTCGAAAACCATCGGCGAGGATGTTTTCGCCCACCTGGGGGACCATCTGCGCCCCGGCGATCTGCTGGTGATGAACGACACGCGGGTCATTCCGGCCCGGCTGTTCGGCGCCAAGGAAACCGGCGGGAGCGTGGAACTGTTTCTGGTGAAGCGGTTATCCCCCGGGGGAGACGAGTGGGAATGCCTGCTGCGCGGGTCGAAACGCTTTCGGGAAGGGCAACCGATTCTGCTTGCCGCCGGGATGACGGCGCGGGTGATCGCCCGCCAGGGGCCCGAATCGTGGCGGGTGGCGTTTTCGGGCGCCGAACCGTTCGATACGTGGCTCGAACGGGAGGGGCACATACCGCTTCCCCCGTATCTTCAGCGCGATGACGACGTGCAGGACCGGGAACGGTACCAGACGGTGATCGCACAGGTCCCCGGTGCGGTGGCCGCGCCCACGGCGGGCCTCCATTTCACCCGTGAGCTGCTGGCCGAGCTGGAGGCCAAGGGGGTGGGCAGCGCCCGGTTGACCCTGCATACGGGGCTTGGCACCTTCAAGCCGGTGCGGGTGGAACAGGTGGAAGAACATCGCATCCACCGCGAATGGTATGCCATTCCCACGGAAACCGCCGATGCCGTCCGTTCCACCAGGGAGCGGGGAGGCAGGGTGGTTGCGGTCGGCACCACCAGTGCCCGGGCGCTGGAGTTTGCCGCCGACGATGACGGCAACATCAGGGCCGGCGCCGGTGAAGCCGATATTTTTATTTATCCCGGCTACCGCTTCCGGGTGGTGGACGGCCTGATAACCAATTTTCACCTCCCGGAATCGACGCTGCTCATGCTGGTGGCCGCCTTTGCCGGGCGGGAGTTCGTTCTCGACGCCTACCGGGAGGCCGTTACCCGCGGTTTCAGGTTTTACAGCTACGGCGATGCAATGTTGATTATATGA
- a CDS encoding type II toxin-antitoxin system PemK/MazF family toxin, with protein MRRGELVTIAMQGDFGKPRPALVIQSDQFNGHSTVTVLPVTSTLVEAPLLRVTVQPSSENGLQKPSQVMVDKAMTVKYDMIGPAFGHVDADTLVEIERCLAVFLGVAK; from the coding sequence ATGAGGCGCGGAGAGCTTGTCACCATTGCTATGCAAGGTGACTTTGGCAAGCCAAGGCCCGCCCTGGTGATCCAGTCCGACCAGTTCAACGGGCATAGCACTGTTACTGTGTTGCCGGTGACAAGCACGCTGGTGGAAGCCCCGCTGTTGCGTGTCACCGTCCAGCCAAGCAGCGAGAACGGCTTGCAGAAGCCTTCCCAGGTAATGGTGGACAAGGCCATGACCGTCAAGTACGACATGATAGGGCCGGCATTCGGGCACGTTGATGCAGATACGCTGGTGGAGATTGAGCGGTGCCTGGCCGTGTTCCTGGGGGTGGCAAAATGA
- a CDS encoding SpoIID/LytB domain-containing protein: MTKIRIVMAGLLIAAAFVVLAGRRCDAALSVDTIRVAIVKNAPGVTVDGNGLLALRENGAAVALNPPVAVKAGRDDVLVDGVPYRRLVFSAASAVSINGKRYRGVAEIRFNDKGLLVVNELPLEDYLVGLINCEISSAWPIEAIKAQAVIARTYAVNRRESRRDALYHLESSVIDQVYNGCEIEDNRARRGVSETAGEVLTYNGAIIQAFYHSNCGGKTEAAENVWGMSIPYLKGVDCQYCRLSPSSAWDQKLSLRDLEERLKAAGYKATGLIDIRAGARNSSGRLKDVIAVTRRGEVAVPGNQFRKAIGYGIIKSTNFTVKVVNGDAIFSGLGNGHGVGLCQWGAKQRALEGFSYAEILSYYYPGTELKKLSDIR; the protein is encoded by the coding sequence ATGACAAAAATACGCATAGTTATGGCTGGGTTGTTGATTGCGGCGGCCTTTGTCGTTTTGGCGGGACGCAGGTGCGATGCCGCGCTGTCGGTGGATACGATCAGGGTCGCCATTGTCAAGAACGCCCCCGGTGTCACCGTTGACGGTAACGGCCTCCTGGCACTCCGGGAAAACGGCGCCGCCGTTGCCCTGAACCCCCCTGTTGCCGTTAAGGCGGGCCGGGACGATGTGCTTGTGGATGGCGTGCCTTACCGCCGGCTGGTCTTCTCGGCGGCGTCGGCGGTTTCCATCAACGGCAAGCGGTATCGCGGGGTTGCCGAGATACGTTTTAACGATAAGGGCTTGCTGGTCGTCAACGAGTTGCCTCTTGAGGACTACCTGGTCGGCCTGATCAATTGCGAGATCTCCTCCGCCTGGCCGATCGAGGCGATCAAGGCCCAGGCGGTGATCGCCAGGACCTATGCCGTCAACCGGAGAGAATCCCGGCGCGATGCGCTGTATCATCTCGAATCGTCGGTTATCGACCAGGTGTACAACGGCTGCGAGATCGAGGATAACCGCGCCCGGCGGGGGGTCTCGGAAACCGCGGGCGAGGTGCTGACCTACAACGGCGCCATCATCCAGGCCTTCTATCACTCCAATTGCGGCGGCAAGACCGAGGCGGCGGAGAATGTATGGGGAATGAGCATTCCCTATCTCAAGGGGGTCGATTGCCAGTACTGCCGGTTGTCGCCGTCCAGCGCCTGGGACCAGAAGCTGAGCCTGCGGGACTTGGAGGAAAGACTTAAGGCCGCCGGTTACAAGGCGACGGGCCTGATCGATATCCGGGCCGGGGCTCGCAACAGCAGCGGCCGGCTGAAGGATGTCATCGCCGTTACCCGGCGGGGCGAGGTCGCCGTACCCGGCAACCAGTTCCGCAAGGCGATAGGCTACGGCATTATCAAAAGCACCAATTTCACCGTCAAGGTTGTCAATGGGGACGCCATATTCTCAGGCCTCGGCAACGGGCACGGCGTGGGGCTCTGCCAGTGGGGCGCCAAACAACGGGCTCTGGAAGGCTTTTCGTATGCCGAGATCCTTTCCTACTATTATCCCGGCACGGAACTGAAAAAGCTCTCTGACATTCGCTGA
- a CDS encoding ABC transporter ATP-binding protein produces the protein MSALLSIKHLSTCFRTPQGVLAAVNDVSLEVRKGSTVALVGESGSGKSLTALSIMRLIPSPGFISSGEITFDGTDLVPLPEEAMRSIRGSRISMVFQEPMTSLNPVLRIGEQVTEPLRLHRGMSRREAEACGADLLRKVGIPSSGDRMRDYPHQLSGGMRQRVMIAMALACSPALLIADEPTTALDVTIQAQILELIDSLRRSEDMGILLITHDLGIVAERSERTCVMYAGRIVESAPTAELLGAPRHPYTAALLASLPQNAQPGQPLATLPGQPPGLTKQLSGCGFCERCPHAEPPCLTQVPELEEVSPGHLVRCWKRL, from the coding sequence ATGAGCGCGCTCCTCTCGATCAAACATCTGAGCACCTGCTTCAGAACCCCGCAAGGGGTCCTGGCGGCGGTCAACGACGTCAGCCTGGAGGTCCGCAAGGGGAGCACCGTGGCCCTGGTGGGCGAATCCGGGTCGGGCAAGTCGCTGACCGCGCTCTCCATCATGCGCCTCATCCCCTCGCCCGGTTTCATCAGCTCCGGCGAGATCACGTTCGACGGCACCGATCTCGTCCCGCTCCCGGAGGAGGCCATGCGCTCCATCCGGGGCAGCAGGATCTCCATGGTGTTCCAGGAGCCCATGACCTCCCTCAATCCGGTTCTGCGCATCGGGGAACAGGTTACGGAGCCGCTCCGGCTGCACCGCGGCATGTCGCGCCGGGAAGCCGAGGCCTGCGGGGCCGACTTGCTGCGCAAGGTGGGGATCCCGTCGTCCGGGGACCGCATGCGCGACTATCCCCACCAGTTGAGCGGCGGCATGCGCCAGCGGGTCATGATCGCCATGGCCCTGGCCTGCAGCCCGGCGCTCCTGATCGCCGACGAACCGACGACCGCGCTGGATGTCACCATTCAGGCCCAGATCCTGGAACTGATCGACTCCCTCAGGCGGTCGGAGGACATGGGCATCCTGCTGATCACCCACGATCTGGGTATTGTGGCCGAACGGTCGGAGCGGACCTGCGTCATGTATGCCGGGCGCATCGTGGAATCGGCCCCGACGGCGGAACTTCTCGGCGCCCCCCGGCACCCCTATACCGCGGCGCTTCTTGCGTCCCTCCCCCAGAACGCCCAGCCGGGACAGCCGCTTGCCACCCTTCCGGGACAGCCTCCCGGCCTGACGAAGCAACTGTCCGGGTGCGGCTTTTGCGAGCGCTGCCCCCATGCGGAGCCCCCGTGCCTGACCCAGGTCCCCGAGCTGGAAGAGGTCTCTCCCGGCCATCTCGTCCGTTGCTGGAAACGCCTATGA
- a CDS encoding ABC transporter ATP-binding protein, whose product MTENQPLLGGVKLRKQFRVSAGPASQTGVLTAVDEVDVEIARGETVGIAGESGCGKSTLAKLLAGLLPSDGGEVRYRGTAIDTLSPAERKQFRQRTQMIFQDPFSSLNPRMRIGDSIAEPLVIAGGASRQAIRAKMLELLESVGLKAEHADRFPNEFSGGQRQRIGIARALASSPEIIIADEPVSSLDISIQAQIINLLQAMKSEHHLTMIIVSHDLSVLRHVCDRVLVMYLGVIVESAPAAQLFQHFQHPYTEALIAAIPRIAGQRRDAPVLLADDLPSPLAIPGGCRFHPRCRYAAEICRTTPPPLEEKRDGHFAACHLSRDIFAG is encoded by the coding sequence ATGACAGAGAATCAACCGCTACTCGGCGGAGTGAAACTCCGCAAACAGTTCCGCGTCAGCGCCGGTCCCGCCTCGCAAACAGGGGTGCTCACCGCGGTGGACGAGGTGGATGTGGAGATCGCCAGGGGAGAAACCGTCGGCATTGCGGGCGAATCCGGGTGCGGCAAATCGACCCTGGCCAAGCTCCTGGCCGGCCTCTTGCCCTCCGACGGCGGCGAGGTCCGCTACCGCGGTACGGCCATCGACACCCTCTCCCCGGCGGAACGGAAACAATTCCGGCAGCGGACCCAGATGATCTTCCAGGACCCCTTTTCCTCCCTGAACCCGCGCATGCGCATCGGCGATTCGATCGCCGAACCGCTGGTCATTGCCGGAGGCGCTTCCCGGCAGGCCATCCGCGCCAAAATGCTGGAGCTGCTGGAGTCGGTCGGCCTGAAGGCCGAGCACGCCGACCGTTTCCCCAACGAATTTTCCGGCGGTCAGCGCCAACGCATCGGCATAGCGCGGGCCCTGGCCTCGTCGCCCGAGATCATCATCGCCGACGAACCGGTCTCCTCTCTCGACATCTCCATTCAGGCCCAGATCATCAACCTGCTCCAGGCCATGAAGTCCGAGCACCACCTGACCATGATCATCGTGTCCCACGATCTTTCGGTGCTGCGCCATGTATGCGACCGGGTGCTGGTCATGTACCTGGGGGTCATCGTGGAGAGCGCCCCGGCTGCCCAGCTCTTCCAGCATTTCCAGCATCCCTATACCGAAGCGCTGATCGCGGCCATCCCGCGCATCGCCGGGCAACGCCGCGACGCGCCGGTCCTCCTGGCCGACGACCTCCCCTCGCCCCTCGCCATCCCCGGCGGCTGCCGTTTCCATCCCCGCTGCCGCTACGCCGCCGAAATCTGCCGCACCACCCCACCCCCTCTGGAGGAGAAACGGGACGGCCATTTTGCCGCCTGTCACCTGAGCAGGGACATCTTCGCCGGCTGA
- a CDS encoding antitoxin MazE family protein: MRTQSVRQRVQSHRDRLRAAGLRPVQIWVPDTRRPGFAEECRRQSRLVAQADKADTDMQRFMDEALADVDGWTE, encoded by the coding sequence ATGCGAACCCAATCTGTTAGACAACGAGTACAAAGCCACAGAGATCGCCTGCGTGCCGCAGGTCTGCGGCCTGTGCAGATTTGGGTGCCGGACACCCGGCGACCGGGCTTTGCCGAAGAATGCCGCCGTCAATCCCGGCTTGTGGCACAAGCCGACAAAGCCGACACGGATATGCAACGTTTCATGGATGAAGCCTTGGCGGACGTGGATGGGTGGACTGAATGA
- the tgt gene encoding tRNA guanosine(34) transglycosylase Tgt, whose translation MIVERGYVSGTFSVIHRDASCGARLGSLKTPHGEIETPIFMPVGTNATVKAMTPEDLHAAHARIILANTYHLYLRPGHRLVETLGGLHRFMNWSGPILTDSGGFQVFSLGELRKISEEGVKFQSHLDGSYHVLTPELSIRIQEALGADIIMCFDECPAATADYDYVSRSLEMTTRWAKRCKEAHHREGQQLFGIIQGGMHHDLRARSLNEICAIGFDGYALGGLSVGEEKEQMYGVMECCAPLMPQDAPRYIMGIGAPEDLVEAVWHGFDMFDCVMPTRNARNGMLFTSQGRINIKAKQYEEDGGPLDPACGCHVCRTYSRAYLRHLYRAGEILASQLNTQHNLYYYLDLMRRMREAIREDRLDVFRRDFYDSQTNNQAQKKEDS comes from the coding sequence ATGATAGTAGAGAGAGGGTATGTGTCCGGCACTTTTTCCGTTATTCACCGCGATGCCTCGTGCGGAGCGCGCCTCGGTTCTTTGAAAACGCCCCACGGCGAGATAGAAACCCCGATCTTCATGCCGGTGGGCACCAACGCCACCGTCAAGGCCATGACCCCCGAGGATCTGCATGCGGCCCACGCCCGGATCATCCTGGCCAACACCTACCACCTGTACCTGCGTCCCGGCCACCGGCTGGTGGAAACGCTGGGCGGCCTGCACCGCTTCATGAACTGGTCGGGACCGATCCTCACCGACAGCGGCGGGTTTCAGGTCTTCAGCCTGGGGGAATTGCGCAAGATCAGCGAGGAAGGGGTCAAGTTCCAGTCGCACCTGGACGGCTCCTATCATGTGCTGACGCCGGAGTTGTCGATCAGGATCCAGGAAGCGCTGGGCGCGGACATCATCATGTGTTTCGACGAGTGCCCGGCGGCCACGGCGGATTACGACTATGTCAGCCGCTCCCTGGAGATGACGACCCGTTGGGCGAAACGCTGCAAGGAAGCCCATCACCGCGAGGGGCAGCAGTTGTTCGGCATTATCCAGGGGGGTATGCATCACGACCTGCGCGCCCGCAGCCTGAACGAGATCTGCGCCATCGGCTTTGACGGTTATGCCCTGGGCGGGCTTTCGGTGGGAGAGGAAAAGGAACAGATGTACGGGGTGATGGAATGCTGCGCCCCGCTCATGCCGCAAGACGCCCCCCGGTACATCATGGGGATCGGCGCCCCGGAAGACCTGGTCGAGGCGGTCTGGCACGGCTTCGACATGTTCGACTGCGTCATGCCGACCCGTAATGCCCGTAACGGCATGCTCTTTACCAGCCAGGGGCGGATCAACATCAAGGCCAAGCAGTACGAGGAGGACGGGGGGCCGCTCGACCCGGCCTGCGGCTGCCATGTGTGCCGCACCTATTCCCGGGCTTATTTGCGGCATCTTTACCGGGCCGGCGAGATTCTGGCTTCGCAGTTGAATACTCAGCACAATCTGTATTATTATCTCGATCTGATGCGCCGGATGCGCGAGGCGATTCGTGAAGACCGCCTGGATGTCTTCCGTCGGGATTTTTACGATAGTCAGACGAACAATCAGGCTCAAAAAAAGGAGGATAGTTAA